In the Aneurinibacillus soli genome, one interval contains:
- the flhA gene encoding flagellar biosynthesis protein FlhA, with protein MGRRDLVVMGFVIAIVVMLVIPMPNPLLDFLLIINISISLTVLLVAMNTNDPSQFSVFPSILLITTIFRLALNVSSTRNILSHAEAGKVIEAFGSFVIGGNAVVGFVVFLILTLINFMVITKGSERVAEVAARFALDAMPGKQMAIDADLNAGAISDTEAQQRRKKISQESEFYGAMDGATKFVKGDAIAGIVIFIINIIGGLIIGMVIHNMGFSESATTFTLLSVGDGLVSQVPALLLSTATGIIVTRAASDGNMGDDLAKQMLAYPRLLYIVAATVLLMGVFTPIGLLRTVPVAGMLAFLAFRLQRNMEPDTASLEASVEEAEMDEVRSPESVVSLLHIDPIEFEFGYGLIPLADTNQGGDLLDRVIMIRRQCAIELGVVVPVIRIRDNIQLRPNEYVIKIKGNQVAHGEIMLDHYLAMSPGIEDDSVVGIETVEPAFGLPALWVTEEVKERAEMAGYTVVDPPSVVATHLTEIIKRYGHELLNRQETKALIDNVRETSPALVEELIPNVMSIGDVQKVLQKLLREKISIRNLPTILETLADYGPYTKDTDLLTEYARQSLSRQITLHYAVPGEPLRVITAGPTLEKKIADAVQQTEQGAYLAIDPETSQRIFNSLSEQVNHMLQTGQQPLILTSPAIRMYLRQLVERMMPEIPVLSYNELEPDVEIQSIGVVSV; from the coding sequence ATGGGTCGTAGAGATTTGGTTGTCATGGGATTTGTCATTGCTATTGTCGTGATGCTTGTTATTCCCATGCCGAATCCCCTCCTCGATTTTCTTTTAATTATAAATATCTCGATATCGCTTACTGTTTTGCTTGTAGCGATGAATACGAATGATCCATCGCAGTTTTCGGTCTTCCCATCAATCCTGCTTATTACAACAATTTTCCGTCTGGCGCTTAACGTTTCATCTACACGAAATATTCTCTCCCACGCCGAGGCGGGAAAAGTTATTGAGGCGTTTGGTTCGTTTGTAATCGGGGGGAACGCTGTTGTCGGTTTTGTTGTCTTTTTAATTCTGACTCTCATTAACTTCATGGTTATTACGAAAGGTTCGGAGCGGGTAGCAGAAGTAGCAGCACGTTTTGCACTTGATGCGATGCCGGGGAAACAGATGGCGATTGATGCAGATTTGAATGCAGGTGCCATCTCGGATACAGAAGCACAGCAGCGTCGTAAAAAAATTAGTCAGGAATCTGAGTTTTACGGAGCGATGGATGGTGCAACCAAATTTGTAAAAGGGGATGCCATTGCAGGGATTGTTATCTTCATTATTAATATCATTGGTGGCCTGATCATCGGAATGGTCATTCATAATATGGGGTTTTCTGAGTCGGCTACTACGTTTACATTGCTGTCTGTTGGTGATGGACTAGTCAGTCAGGTACCAGCCCTGTTGCTTTCTACGGCGACCGGTATCATTGTAACGCGAGCCGCTTCTGATGGAAACATGGGTGACGATTTAGCGAAACAGATGCTTGCCTACCCGAGACTGCTCTATATTGTAGCGGCTACGGTATTATTGATGGGGGTGTTTACACCAATTGGCCTGCTTCGTACGGTTCCGGTAGCTGGAATGCTGGCTTTCCTTGCTTTTCGCCTTCAGCGAAATATGGAACCAGACACAGCTTCGCTTGAAGCATCTGTAGAGGAAGCAGAGATGGATGAGGTACGTAGTCCGGAAAGTGTAGTGAGTTTGCTGCACATTGATCCGATTGAGTTTGAATTTGGATATGGTCTGATTCCACTTGCGGATACAAACCAGGGTGGGGACTTGCTTGACCGGGTTATTATGATTCGTCGTCAGTGTGCGATTGAACTTGGAGTTGTTGTGCCAGTTATTCGTATTCGTGATAACATTCAGCTTCGCCCAAATGAATATGTTATTAAAATTAAAGGAAATCAGGTTGCGCATGGCGAAATTATGTTAGACCATTATCTGGCAATGAGTCCGGGTATTGAGGATGACTCTGTTGTCGGGATTGAAACGGTGGAGCCTGCTTTTGGTTTGCCGGCTCTCTGGGTGACGGAAGAGGTGAAAGAACGTGCGGAAATGGCCGGTTACACGGTAGTAGACCCACCTTCTGTTGTAGCTACACATCTGACGGAGATTATTAAGCGCTATGGACATGAACTGCTAAATCGCCAGGAAACAAAGGCGCTCATCGACAATGTACGCGAGACATCGCCTGCGCTTGTTGAGGAACTTATTCCAAATGTTATGTCTATTGGGGATGTACAGAAGGTGCTACAGAAACTGTTGCGTGAGAAGATCTCGATTCGCAACTTGCCAACGATTCTTGAGACGTTGGCTGACTATGGACCGTACACGAAAGATACTGATTTGCTCACAGAGTATGCTCGTCAGTCGCTTTCCCGTCAGATTACGTTGCATTATGCAGTACCTGGTGAACCGTTGCGTGTTATTACAGCAGGTCCGACCTTAGAAAAGAAAATTGCGGACGCTGTGCAGCAAACAGAGCAGGGAGCATATCTAGCGATTGATCCGGAAACCTCACAGCGTATTTTCAACTCTCTTTCGGAACAGGTAAACCATATGTTGCAGACAGGCCAGCAGCCGCTTATCCTGACATCGCCTGCAATTCGGATGTATTTGCGCCAGCTTGTTGAACGTATGATGCCTGAAATTCCTGTTCTTTCGTATAATGAGCTGGAACCGGACGTTGAGATCCAGAGCATAGGGGTGGTGAGCGTATAA
- the flhB gene encoding flagellar biosynthesis protein FlhB: MYMLHVQMDLQSFAGEKTEKATPKKKQKAREEGQVAKSQDISAALLLLAIFLLLFFAGKSMGEQMKQFFLSFFNRYLLLELTPENIRNLMIEMCYQSFLIVWPFLLVALVISYFANYIQVGMLFTTEPLKFKLSALDPIKGAKKIFSMQAVVNLFKSVFKTVVVGLVAWLVLWNGKEDLLTLATKTIGDMITVIGKLIIQLGFAIAILLIVLAVLDYVYQKFQHEKQLRMSKQDIKDEYKMMEGDPQIKGKIKQKQREMAMRRMMQEVPNADVVITNPTHFAVAIKYDGETMKAPVVIAKGQDFVALKIRKVAEENSIITMENKLLARTLYAQVEIHQPIPEDLFQAVAEVLAYVYRLKGKI; the protein is encoded by the coding sequence ATGTACATGCTTCACGTCCAGATGGACTTGCAGTCTTTTGCTGGAGAAAAAACAGAAAAAGCAACCCCAAAGAAAAAGCAGAAGGCGAGAGAAGAAGGACAAGTAGCCAAAAGTCAGGATATTTCTGCTGCATTGCTTTTGTTGGCTATATTTTTGTTGCTGTTTTTTGCAGGAAAAAGCATGGGGGAGCAGATGAAGCAGTTTTTCCTTAGCTTCTTCAATCGTTATTTGCTACTGGAACTTACACCAGAAAACATACGGAATTTAATGATTGAAATGTGCTATCAGAGCTTCTTGATTGTCTGGCCTTTTTTACTTGTTGCGCTCGTTATTTCTTATTTTGCAAACTATATCCAGGTGGGGATGTTGTTTACTACTGAGCCTCTTAAGTTTAAATTGAGTGCGCTTGACCCGATTAAAGGTGCAAAAAAAATTTTTTCGATGCAGGCGGTTGTGAATTTATTCAAATCAGTTTTTAAGACAGTGGTAGTTGGCCTAGTTGCTTGGCTAGTGTTATGGAATGGAAAGGAAGATCTTCTGACACTAGCAACTAAGACTATCGGAGATATGATTACGGTTATCGGAAAGCTGATTATACAGCTTGGTTTTGCAATAGCTATTCTGCTTATTGTGCTGGCTGTTCTGGACTATGTGTATCAAAAATTCCAGCATGAAAAGCAACTTCGAATGTCTAAACAGGATATAAAAGATGAGTATAAGATGATGGAGGGGGATCCGCAGATCAAGGGGAAAATTAAGCAGAAGCAGCGTGAAATGGCTATGCGCCGCATGATGCAAGAGGTTCCCAATGCTGACGTAGTTATTACCAACCCAACGCATTTTGCTGTGGCGATTAAATACGACGGAGAGACCATGAAAGCTCCCGTTGTAATTGCCAAAGGGCAGGATTTTGTTGCTCTTAAAATACGGAAAGTTGCTGAGGAAAATAGCATCATCACAATGGAAAACAAATTACTGGCACGTACACTGTATGCACAGGTAGAGATTCACCAACCGATCCCAGAAGATCTGTTCCAGGCGGTAGCGGAAGTTCTTGCTTATGTATACAGATTAAAAGGAAAAATCTAA
- the flhF gene encoding flagellar biosynthesis protein FlhF — translation MRVKKYIVDSMSDALEQIRSELGKDAIILNTKPVKTGGFLGMFGKKQIEVIAAIDPNAEKPRPRRTEPTKTTPPPVPAVATPIEVVPVSKASFGKKDSETVDFSAVLYQKAVQENIPPAPEVNVQVLTKEIGDMRNMLWKLMLTDEKAAAMPSVFMTIRQRLQRQEVEDDIIVSLFERVMKQLSSEELSQETKVWAEVRKQLTAWMDESQLVPGPLNQDAAFVSFVGPTGVGKTTTLAKLAAASVLHHKRKVGMITSDTYRIAAVEQLKTYANILNVPLKVVYAAEELPQTIERLTGCDLIFMDTAGRNYRNKEYVEEVNRLLVSHQPIETFLVVSLTAKYEDIKAVAESFRHVPIQKVIFTKVDETRSYGAIVNLVLERGLSLSYFANGQNVPDDIEQATSERVVSLVLGDREHE, via the coding sequence ATGCGCGTAAAAAAATATATCGTAGATTCTATGTCGGATGCGTTGGAACAAATACGTTCCGAATTAGGAAAAGATGCGATTATTTTAAATACAAAGCCAGTAAAAACCGGTGGATTTCTCGGGATGTTTGGAAAAAAACAAATTGAAGTGATTGCAGCAATAGATCCGAATGCTGAAAAACCACGTCCGCGTCGAACGGAGCCGACAAAGACGACACCACCACCTGTACCGGCTGTCGCCACTCCGATCGAGGTTGTGCCCGTATCAAAAGCAAGCTTTGGTAAAAAAGACAGCGAAACGGTTGATTTTTCTGCTGTCCTTTATCAAAAAGCTGTACAGGAGAATATACCACCGGCGCCGGAAGTAAACGTTCAAGTGCTGACAAAAGAGATTGGCGATATGAGAAATATGCTGTGGAAACTGATGCTGACAGATGAGAAAGCAGCTGCTATGCCGTCGGTTTTTATGACCATTCGCCAGCGCCTGCAAAGGCAGGAAGTAGAAGATGATATTATTGTTTCGCTGTTTGAGAGAGTTATGAAGCAGTTATCATCAGAAGAATTAAGCCAGGAAACAAAGGTATGGGCAGAAGTTAGAAAACAGCTCACCGCCTGGATGGATGAATCTCAGCTAGTACCGGGACCGCTAAACCAGGATGCGGCATTTGTAAGCTTTGTTGGGCCAACTGGTGTAGGAAAAACAACTACGCTTGCCAAGCTAGCAGCTGCCAGTGTACTGCATCATAAGCGGAAGGTTGGAATGATTACATCTGATACATATCGAATTGCAGCTGTTGAACAGCTAAAAACATATGCCAATATTTTGAATGTCCCGCTGAAAGTCGTATATGCAGCAGAGGAGCTTCCACAGACGATTGAGCGTTTGACTGGCTGTGATCTGATTTTTATGGATACAGCTGGCCGTAATTATCGCAACAAAGAATATGTAGAAGAAGTAAACCGACTGCTTGTTTCTCATCAGCCGATTGAGACGTTTCTTGTCGTAAGCTTGACCGCAAAGTATGAAGATATTAAAGCAGTTGCAGAAAGCTTCCGTCATGTGCCGATCCAGAAAGTCATTTTTACAAAGGTAGATGAGACACGTTCCTATGGAGCCATTGTGAATCTTGTACTGGAGCGAGGGCTTTCTCTCTCTTATTTTGCAAACGGGCAAAATGTTCCGGATGATATTGAACAGGCCACATCTGAGCGTGTTGTTTCTCTGGTGTTAGGAGATCGTGAACATGAATGA